The Anolis carolinensis isolate JA03-04 chromosome 2, rAnoCar3.1.pri, whole genome shotgun sequence genome has a window encoding:
- the LOC103281015 gene encoding zinc finger protein ZFP2 isoform X2 has translation MPEAEGRNPSLGRGASEAVSRSFVCGGEGGLRDSTDLSTGGHIFPPREEGILNPEQTELHKEVMDETVEAVPAPGDWEENNAFANHGNSPTQNAVFPKDEPVHTEEKCPEDMSCICTSCGRCFAPNMIHVCDERMQLEENRDGELLVKDVDLKFLPNSHEGVHTAEASFNYQEGGTFSIADPNFLFHQRIDPEGIPYMCPVCGENCTCGSNFVIPQGIQTGEKPYKCQECGKSFVSKSKLSVHQRIHTGEKPYKCEECVKCFASKSGLLKHQRIHTGEKPFQCQECEKCFASKSDLVIHQRIHTGEKPYKCPYCVKCFVSKSKLVIHQRIHTGEKPYKCQDCGKCYPQSSHLHIHRRVHTSEELYKCQECGKCFASTSGLVIHQRIHTGEKPYKCQDCEKCFVSKSYLEIHQRTHTGEKPYECQVCQKCFASKSELVKHHRVHTGEKPYKCQVCAKCFASKSDLVIHQRIHTGEKPYKCEECGKCYTQTSHLHVHRKVHTRDKLYICQECGKCFTSKAGLVIHHRTHTGEKPYECQVCGKGWIRRSDLVVHQRIHTGEKPYQCQECVKCFGSMSGLIKHQRIHRGKQPDTNSVENIILKIRSLTSAAGESTQEEYHRNAMSVEDVFLPSQDLESTRESTEEINHTHDMSMDNVLF, from the exons aGATTCCACTGACCTTTCAACAGGTGGCCACATCTTTCCTCCTCGAGAAGAGGGCATTTTGAATCCAGAACAGACAGAACTACACAAGGAGGTCATGGATGAAACGGTTGAGGCTGTGCCTGCTCCTG GTGACTGGGAGGAGAATAATGCCTTTGCCAACCATGGGAATTCTCCTACTCAGAATGCAGTGTTCCCCAAAGATGAACCAGTCCACACAGAAGAAAAATGCCCTGAAGACATGTCCTGCATATGCACCAGCTGTGGGAGATGTTTTGCACCAAACATGATACATGTGTGTGACGAGAGAATGCAGCTGGAAGAGAACCGTGATGGAGAACTTTTGGTGAAAGATGTTGATCTCAAATTTCTCCCCAATAGCCACGAGGGAGTCCATACCGCAGAGGCATCATTCAATTACCAGGAGGGTGGAACATTTTCTATTGCAGATCCAAACTTTCTCTTCCACCAAAGAATTGACCCAGAAGGAATACCATACATGTGCCCAGTGTGTGGGGAAAATTGTACTTGTGGGTCAAACTTTGTGATCCCGCAAGGAATCCaaacaggggagaaaccatacaaatgccaggagtgtggaaaatctTTTGTTTCCAAGTCAAAACTGTCTGTCCACCAgagaatccacacaggggagaaaccctacaaatgtGAAGAGTGTGTGAAGTGTTTTGCTTCCAAATCAGGACTTCTGAAACACCAGAGGATCCACACCGGAGAGAAACCGTTCCAATGCCAAGAGTGTGAGAAGTGTTTTGCATCCAAGTCAGACCTTGTGATCCACCagagaatccacacaggagagaaaccgtacAAATGCCCATATTGTGTAAAATGTTTTGTTTCGAAGTCAAAACTTGTGATCCACCAgagaatccacacaggggagaaaccatacaaatgtcaGGACTGTGGAAAATGTTATCCCCAGTCTTCTCACCTTCACATCCACCGGAGAGTCCACACAAGTGAGGAATTATACAAGTGTcaggaatgtgggaaatgttttgcttccacatCGGGACTCGTGATCCACCAGAgaattcacacaggggagaaaccatataaatgtcaagattgtgaaaaatgttttgtttctaaatCATACCTGGAGATCCACCAgagaacccacacaggggagaaaccgtaTGAATGCCAGGTGTGTCAAAAATGCTTTGCTTCAAAATCAGAACTTGTGAAACACCATAGAgtacacacaggagagaagccatataaatgccaggTATGCgcaaaatgttttgcttccaaatCAGACCTTGTCATCCACCagagaatccacacaggagagaagccatacaaatgtgaggaaTGTGGCAAATGTTATACCCAAACTTCACACCTTCACGTCCACCGGAAAGTCCACACAAGAGATAAACTGTATATATGCCAAGAGTGCGGAAAATGTTTCACTTCCAAGGCGGGACTTGTGatccaccacagaacccacacaggggagaaaccatatgaATGCCAGGTGTGTGGGAAAGGCTGGATTCGCAGGTCTGACCTTGTGGTCCACCAGAGGATCCACaccggagagaagccataccagtgccaggagtgtgttAAGTGTTTTGGTTCCATGTCAGGGCTCATCAAACACCAGAGAATCCACAGGGGAAAGCAACCGGATACGAATAGCGTGGAAAACATTATACTGAAAATCCGCAGCTTAACCTCCGCCGCTGGAGAGTCCACACAAGAGGAGTACCACAGAAACGCCATGAGTGTGGAAGATGTTTTCCTTCCAAGCCAGGACTTGGAATCCACCCGAGAATCCACAGAGGAGATAAACCATACACATGACATGAGTATGGACAATGTCTTATTTTGA
- the LOC103281015 gene encoding zinc finger protein ZFP2 isoform X1 yields MPEAEGRNPSLGRGASEAVSRSFVCGGEGGLRDSTDLSTGGHIFPPREEGILNPEQTELHKEVMDETVEAVPAPAGDWEENNAFANHGNSPTQNAVFPKDEPVHTEEKCPEDMSCICTSCGRCFAPNMIHVCDERMQLEENRDGELLVKDVDLKFLPNSHEGVHTAEASFNYQEGGTFSIADPNFLFHQRIDPEGIPYMCPVCGENCTCGSNFVIPQGIQTGEKPYKCQECGKSFVSKSKLSVHQRIHTGEKPYKCEECVKCFASKSGLLKHQRIHTGEKPFQCQECEKCFASKSDLVIHQRIHTGEKPYKCPYCVKCFVSKSKLVIHQRIHTGEKPYKCQDCGKCYPQSSHLHIHRRVHTSEELYKCQECGKCFASTSGLVIHQRIHTGEKPYKCQDCEKCFVSKSYLEIHQRTHTGEKPYECQVCQKCFASKSELVKHHRVHTGEKPYKCQVCAKCFASKSDLVIHQRIHTGEKPYKCEECGKCYTQTSHLHVHRKVHTRDKLYICQECGKCFTSKAGLVIHHRTHTGEKPYECQVCGKGWIRRSDLVVHQRIHTGEKPYQCQECVKCFGSMSGLIKHQRIHRGKQPDTNSVENIILKIRSLTSAAGESTQEEYHRNAMSVEDVFLPSQDLESTRESTEEINHTHDMSMDNVLF; encoded by the exons aGATTCCACTGACCTTTCAACAGGTGGCCACATCTTTCCTCCTCGAGAAGAGGGCATTTTGAATCCAGAACAGACAGAACTACACAAGGAGGTCATGGATGAAACGGTTGAGGCTGTGCCTGCTCCTG CAGGTGACTGGGAGGAGAATAATGCCTTTGCCAACCATGGGAATTCTCCTACTCAGAATGCAGTGTTCCCCAAAGATGAACCAGTCCACACAGAAGAAAAATGCCCTGAAGACATGTCCTGCATATGCACCAGCTGTGGGAGATGTTTTGCACCAAACATGATACATGTGTGTGACGAGAGAATGCAGCTGGAAGAGAACCGTGATGGAGAACTTTTGGTGAAAGATGTTGATCTCAAATTTCTCCCCAATAGCCACGAGGGAGTCCATACCGCAGAGGCATCATTCAATTACCAGGAGGGTGGAACATTTTCTATTGCAGATCCAAACTTTCTCTTCCACCAAAGAATTGACCCAGAAGGAATACCATACATGTGCCCAGTGTGTGGGGAAAATTGTACTTGTGGGTCAAACTTTGTGATCCCGCAAGGAATCCaaacaggggagaaaccatacaaatgccaggagtgtggaaaatctTTTGTTTCCAAGTCAAAACTGTCTGTCCACCAgagaatccacacaggggagaaaccctacaaatgtGAAGAGTGTGTGAAGTGTTTTGCTTCCAAATCAGGACTTCTGAAACACCAGAGGATCCACACCGGAGAGAAACCGTTCCAATGCCAAGAGTGTGAGAAGTGTTTTGCATCCAAGTCAGACCTTGTGATCCACCagagaatccacacaggagagaaaccgtacAAATGCCCATATTGTGTAAAATGTTTTGTTTCGAAGTCAAAACTTGTGATCCACCAgagaatccacacaggggagaaaccatacaaatgtcaGGACTGTGGAAAATGTTATCCCCAGTCTTCTCACCTTCACATCCACCGGAGAGTCCACACAAGTGAGGAATTATACAAGTGTcaggaatgtgggaaatgttttgcttccacatCGGGACTCGTGATCCACCAGAgaattcacacaggggagaaaccatataaatgtcaagattgtgaaaaatgttttgtttctaaatCATACCTGGAGATCCACCAgagaacccacacaggggagaaaccgtaTGAATGCCAGGTGTGTCAAAAATGCTTTGCTTCAAAATCAGAACTTGTGAAACACCATAGAgtacacacaggagagaagccatataaatgccaggTATGCgcaaaatgttttgcttccaaatCAGACCTTGTCATCCACCagagaatccacacaggagagaagccatacaaatgtgaggaaTGTGGCAAATGTTATACCCAAACTTCACACCTTCACGTCCACCGGAAAGTCCACACAAGAGATAAACTGTATATATGCCAAGAGTGCGGAAAATGTTTCACTTCCAAGGCGGGACTTGTGatccaccacagaacccacacaggggagaaaccatatgaATGCCAGGTGTGTGGGAAAGGCTGGATTCGCAGGTCTGACCTTGTGGTCCACCAGAGGATCCACaccggagagaagccataccagtgccaggagtgtgttAAGTGTTTTGGTTCCATGTCAGGGCTCATCAAACACCAGAGAATCCACAGGGGAAAGCAACCGGATACGAATAGCGTGGAAAACATTATACTGAAAATCCGCAGCTTAACCTCCGCCGCTGGAGAGTCCACACAAGAGGAGTACCACAGAAACGCCATGAGTGTGGAAGATGTTTTCCTTCCAAGCCAGGACTTGGAATCCACCCGAGAATCCACAGAGGAGATAAACCATACACATGACATGAGTATGGACAATGTCTTATTTTGA
- the LOC103281015 gene encoding zinc finger protein ZFP2 isoform X3, whose translation MDETVEAVPAPAGDWEENNAFANHGNSPTQNAVFPKDEPVHTEEKCPEDMSCICTSCGRCFAPNMIHVCDERMQLEENRDGELLVKDVDLKFLPNSHEGVHTAEASFNYQEGGTFSIADPNFLFHQRIDPEGIPYMCPVCGENCTCGSNFVIPQGIQTGEKPYKCQECGKSFVSKSKLSVHQRIHTGEKPYKCEECVKCFASKSGLLKHQRIHTGEKPFQCQECEKCFASKSDLVIHQRIHTGEKPYKCPYCVKCFVSKSKLVIHQRIHTGEKPYKCQDCGKCYPQSSHLHIHRRVHTSEELYKCQECGKCFASTSGLVIHQRIHTGEKPYKCQDCEKCFVSKSYLEIHQRTHTGEKPYECQVCQKCFASKSELVKHHRVHTGEKPYKCQVCAKCFASKSDLVIHQRIHTGEKPYKCEECGKCYTQTSHLHVHRKVHTRDKLYICQECGKCFTSKAGLVIHHRTHTGEKPYECQVCGKGWIRRSDLVVHQRIHTGEKPYQCQECVKCFGSMSGLIKHQRIHRGKQPDTNSVENIILKIRSLTSAAGESTQEEYHRNAMSVEDVFLPSQDLESTRESTEEINHTHDMSMDNVLF comes from the exons ATGGATGAAACGGTTGAGGCTGTGCCTGCTCCTG CAGGTGACTGGGAGGAGAATAATGCCTTTGCCAACCATGGGAATTCTCCTACTCAGAATGCAGTGTTCCCCAAAGATGAACCAGTCCACACAGAAGAAAAATGCCCTGAAGACATGTCCTGCATATGCACCAGCTGTGGGAGATGTTTTGCACCAAACATGATACATGTGTGTGACGAGAGAATGCAGCTGGAAGAGAACCGTGATGGAGAACTTTTGGTGAAAGATGTTGATCTCAAATTTCTCCCCAATAGCCACGAGGGAGTCCATACCGCAGAGGCATCATTCAATTACCAGGAGGGTGGAACATTTTCTATTGCAGATCCAAACTTTCTCTTCCACCAAAGAATTGACCCAGAAGGAATACCATACATGTGCCCAGTGTGTGGGGAAAATTGTACTTGTGGGTCAAACTTTGTGATCCCGCAAGGAATCCaaacaggggagaaaccatacaaatgccaggagtgtggaaaatctTTTGTTTCCAAGTCAAAACTGTCTGTCCACCAgagaatccacacaggggagaaaccctacaaatgtGAAGAGTGTGTGAAGTGTTTTGCTTCCAAATCAGGACTTCTGAAACACCAGAGGATCCACACCGGAGAGAAACCGTTCCAATGCCAAGAGTGTGAGAAGTGTTTTGCATCCAAGTCAGACCTTGTGATCCACCagagaatccacacaggagagaaaccgtacAAATGCCCATATTGTGTAAAATGTTTTGTTTCGAAGTCAAAACTTGTGATCCACCAgagaatccacacaggggagaaaccatacaaatgtcaGGACTGTGGAAAATGTTATCCCCAGTCTTCTCACCTTCACATCCACCGGAGAGTCCACACAAGTGAGGAATTATACAAGTGTcaggaatgtgggaaatgttttgcttccacatCGGGACTCGTGATCCACCAGAgaattcacacaggggagaaaccatataaatgtcaagattgtgaaaaatgttttgtttctaaatCATACCTGGAGATCCACCAgagaacccacacaggggagaaaccgtaTGAATGCCAGGTGTGTCAAAAATGCTTTGCTTCAAAATCAGAACTTGTGAAACACCATAGAgtacacacaggagagaagccatataaatgccaggTATGCgcaaaatgttttgcttccaaatCAGACCTTGTCATCCACCagagaatccacacaggagagaagccatacaaatgtgaggaaTGTGGCAAATGTTATACCCAAACTTCACACCTTCACGTCCACCGGAAAGTCCACACAAGAGATAAACTGTATATATGCCAAGAGTGCGGAAAATGTTTCACTTCCAAGGCGGGACTTGTGatccaccacagaacccacacaggggagaaaccatatgaATGCCAGGTGTGTGGGAAAGGCTGGATTCGCAGGTCTGACCTTGTGGTCCACCAGAGGATCCACaccggagagaagccataccagtgccaggagtgtgttAAGTGTTTTGGTTCCATGTCAGGGCTCATCAAACACCAGAGAATCCACAGGGGAAAGCAACCGGATACGAATAGCGTGGAAAACATTATACTGAAAATCCGCAGCTTAACCTCCGCCGCTGGAGAGTCCACACAAGAGGAGTACCACAGAAACGCCATGAGTGTGGAAGATGTTTTCCTTCCAAGCCAGGACTTGGAATCCACCCGAGAATCCACAGAGGAGATAAACCATACACATGACATGAGTATGGACAATGTCTTATTTTGA